TACCCCTTCGAGTAGGTGCCGCCGAAGAGCTTGTCCAGGTAGGCGAAGAAGCCGGCGTAGTTGCCGAAGAACCGCCGGTGGTGGAAGTCGTGGTACACCGGCCCCTTGTAGAAGGGCACCAGCAGCGCCGGGTTCCACGGCACGTCGTAGCCCGAGTGCCCGTCGGCCGCCTCCAGCTGCCGGAAGACGATCCACAACCACATCGTCACCACGTGTGCGCCCAGCAGCGCCGGGCCCGTCATCACCAGCGTCGAGGTCAGCATGAACTCGATCACGTGCATGTAGTTGCCCGTGAGCGCGAAGGGCGTGGTGATGCGGTGGTGCACCGAGTGCACGTGCTTGTAGAGCCACGGCGTGTGCAGCGCCCGGTGCATCCAGTAGTAGAGGAAGTCGTCCAGGACGATGAAGAAGGCGATCTGCGCGACGATGACGTACCAGGCCGGCAGCGGGCCGGTGTGGATGCCCGAGTGACGCACCAGCGGCC
The DNA window shown above is from Archangium lipolyticum and carries:
- a CDS encoding sterol desaturase family protein, with the translated sequence MDNVIDTLKSTLAIYGDERFFFIAVCSALLSIVSFLAFALPWTWVAYKNPESLKKYRIQGRDFPVKRWLVPSLQRFAINNLVSFLGVVLSWPLVRHSGIHTGPLPAWYVIVAQIAFFIVLDDFLYYWMHRALHTPWLYKHVHSVHHRITTPFALTGNYMHVIEFMLTSTLVMTGPALLGAHVVTMWLWIVFRQLEAADGHSGYDVPWNPALLVPFYKGPVYHDFHHRRFFGNYAGFFAYLDKLFGGTYSKGYEDYRRAQPPVTPPVPEPQPQVSPPRQ